A portion of the Segatella copri DSM 18205 genome contains these proteins:
- a CDS encoding RagB/SusD family nutrient uptake outer membrane protein, whose product MKKILYSVALAACCMGTMTSCSDFLDASNKSNVTAKQSFATKEGLNNLVNNAYQHLQNVYAAPLFTSCFSAGTDMYADARNKMNEALNTYETLTPENTDIKNLYTYLYSGIRAANSVSYYAQTAQVDEKTKGQLVGEARVLAAYEYYLLVNNFGGVPIMKDFLTTADTGYPKSSAADVYAYIISELEDVISKNVLQASTATKGGGRISQETAKAILAKTYLSAAWDLNKQEYFSKAAALADEVIAGRRLTTPFAKLWKADGSGDDNEEFLWDVEYDLATANNTTSGGTEWSGYYCNYLGGNEDNIKATTSSYVPTLYALHCFKKGDQRYDATFMKELPDINKGNAANTGYWTWYKNGESLVGKPVTRYYSAWYETDADFEAWKAIDPANRANTYRIPMDSQSKEAQNMDGRDMEYYDNQQLVYGSSPCKKFDDSKTAKTEKNTCYRDIHIITLPEMYLVAAEAYLKAGDNPKALARLNEVHQRAGLSALTGTISIDDILDENACENFGNEARWMDLRRTQTLVERCTKYNHEMGDKAAQYIGKKLLRPIPQAAIDANDQLTLADQNPGY is encoded by the coding sequence ATGAAAAAGATATTATATAGCGTAGCATTGGCGGCCTGCTGCATGGGAACCATGACAAGTTGCAGCGACTTCCTGGATGCCAGCAACAAGTCGAATGTAACTGCCAAACAGAGTTTTGCGACAAAAGAGGGATTAAACAACCTCGTCAATAATGCCTATCAGCATCTGCAAAACGTTTATGCAGCTCCTCTGTTCACTAGCTGTTTCTCAGCAGGTACAGACATGTATGCCGATGCCCGTAACAAGATGAACGAGGCATTGAACACTTACGAGACCTTGACTCCAGAAAATACGGATATCAAGAATCTCTATACTTACCTCTATTCAGGTATACGTGCAGCCAACTCTGTGTCATATTATGCACAGACAGCCCAAGTTGATGAAAAGACTAAGGGGCAGCTTGTAGGCGAAGCCCGTGTATTGGCAGCCTACGAGTATTATCTTCTGGTAAACAACTTCGGTGGTGTCCCTATCATGAAGGACTTCCTCACCACAGCAGACACAGGATATCCTAAGTCTTCTGCTGCAGATGTATATGCCTATATCATCAGCGAACTCGAAGATGTTATCAGCAAGAATGTGCTCCAAGCTTCTACAGCTACCAAGGGTGGCGGCAGAATCAGCCAGGAAACAGCCAAGGCTATCCTTGCCAAGACCTACCTTTCTGCTGCATGGGACCTCAACAAGCAGGAATACTTCTCCAAGGCAGCAGCTCTTGCCGATGAAGTAATTGCAGGCAGAAGACTGACTACCCCATTTGCCAAGCTCTGGAAGGCAGACGGATCGGGCGATGACAACGAAGAGTTCCTTTGGGATGTGGAATATGATTTGGCTACAGCCAACAATACAACATCAGGTGGTACAGAATGGAGCGGTTACTACTGCAACTATCTGGGTGGAAACGAGGATAACATCAAGGCTACAACCTCCAGCTATGTACCAACCCTCTATGCCTTGCATTGTTTCAAGAAGGGAGACCAGCGTTACGATGCTACCTTCATGAAGGAATTGCCAGATATAAACAAGGGAAATGCTGCAAATACCGGTTACTGGACCTGGTACAAGAATGGTGAGAGTCTGGTAGGTAAGCCAGTAACGCGATACTATTCTGCATGGTATGAAACAGATGCCGACTTTGAAGCATGGAAGGCTATAGATCCTGCAAACAGAGCAAACACCTATCGCATTCCGATGGATTCACAGAGCAAGGAAGCACAGAATATGGACGGCAGAGATATGGAATATTACGATAACCAGCAACTGGTATATGGTTCCAGTCCATGCAAGAAGTTTGACGACAGCAAGACTGCTAAGACAGAGAAGAACACCTGCTATCGCGACATCCATATCATCACTTTGCCAGAGATGTATCTCGTAGCAGCTGAGGCTTATCTGAAGGCTGGTGATAATCCTAAGGCATTGGCACGACTCAATGAGGTTCACCAGCGCGCTGGTCTTTCTGCACTTACAGGAACTATCTCTATCGATGACATCCTTGATGAGAATGCCTGCGAGAACTTCGGTAATGAGGCTCGTTGGATGGATCTTCGCAGAACCCAGACTCTGGTAGAGCGTTGCACCAAGTATAACCATGAGATGGGAGACAAGGCTGCCCAGTATATCGGCAAGAAGCTTCTTCGCCCTATCCCACAGGCTGCAATTGATGCCAATGACCAACTGACATTAGCCGACCAGAATCCTGGTTACTAA
- a CDS encoding glycoside hydrolase family 28 protein — MKKSIIKSVVLAALMALPMFTKAQTFAGITAEQNAQNTPEGWTAVELPQLPTITSANTFNIKDYGASTTAEDNTKAIQKALDAVPSTGGMVVIPAGTWMFGSTDQMTSKTEVLSIKSKTVLHLCAGATLKLVEYGKAPNNKTLFIGCKNKNQSDIVIEGEGETSIIDGQGTRWWKARDNKEAFNPGAMIRFEKGSRFLIRNLKVQNTPGVNITLSNSNGASNGTVHDVTIYNPSSETKTEQPSHNTDGISIWGHHMNIYNCNISTGDDNVVCDDNAQYIHVWNCDFGTGHGASIGSFTKNIKHVWFDNITMNGTTAGIRMKTGINSNGTLRGGGEEDWKFTNFTMTKVKNPFSIDCYYDKNYNSDPAVDKANARALDSTTPTYNGILLQNVKTTDVCDGNAIFLIGRPESHIKNVTLDNVQISAKKGIDIRFVDNLVFKNNSKITVSSGSIWLKKFDSTWTDECDATSTGSTVTDTKGPFTLNSKTLTDKTAGSFNNGFAISNEKGKTYDTGSGTNYIKYSANQYTIIIPDGIKIVKMDIEGKDNYTDADAYLGEINGTSYDASTYVFPKDKSLKKYTVEFDSPVEHTLTFTPKVKQCILQFTLYTETSTGIQPIAAIAKVNNNNIYDLSGRMVKLNAKAEDLQGLKKGIYIYNNKKYVAK; from the coding sequence ATGAAGAAATCAATCATTAAGTCAGTCGTGCTTGCTGCGCTCATGGCTCTGCCAATGTTCACTAAAGCACAAACTTTCGCTGGTATCACAGCCGAGCAGAACGCACAGAACACTCCTGAAGGATGGACTGCCGTAGAACTACCACAGTTGCCTACCATCACTTCGGCAAACACATTTAATATCAAGGATTATGGTGCTTCTACTACGGCAGAAGACAACACCAAGGCTATCCAAAAAGCACTTGATGCTGTGCCTTCTACCGGTGGTATGGTCGTGATTCCTGCCGGTACATGGATGTTTGGTAGTACAGACCAGATGACAAGCAAGACCGAGGTACTCAGCATCAAGTCAAAGACTGTACTCCACCTTTGCGCAGGAGCAACTCTGAAACTCGTTGAATATGGTAAGGCACCTAACAACAAAACGCTCTTTATCGGTTGCAAGAACAAGAACCAGAGCGACATTGTTATAGAGGGCGAAGGTGAAACTTCTATTATCGATGGTCAGGGTACCCGCTGGTGGAAGGCTCGCGACAACAAGGAGGCTTTCAATCCTGGAGCCATGATCCGATTCGAGAAAGGCAGCCGATTCCTGATTCGCAATCTCAAGGTTCAGAATACTCCGGGTGTCAACATCACCTTGAGTAACAGCAATGGTGCCAGCAATGGTACTGTTCATGATGTAACCATCTATAACCCTTCTTCTGAAACCAAGACTGAACAGCCTTCTCATAACACAGACGGTATCTCTATCTGGGGACATCACATGAACATCTATAACTGCAACATCAGTACAGGTGATGATAACGTAGTTTGCGATGACAATGCACAGTATATCCATGTTTGGAACTGCGACTTTGGTACAGGACATGGTGCTTCTATCGGTAGTTTCACCAAAAACATCAAGCATGTATGGTTCGACAACATCACCATGAACGGCACAACTGCCGGTATCCGCATGAAGACGGGTATCAATAGCAATGGTACACTGCGTGGCGGTGGCGAGGAGGACTGGAAGTTCACCAACTTCACCATGACCAAGGTGAAGAACCCATTCTCTATCGACTGCTACTACGACAAGAACTACAACAGCGATCCTGCCGTAGACAAGGCAAATGCCAGAGCTCTTGATAGTACTACCCCAACCTACAATGGCATCCTGCTCCAGAACGTGAAGACAACAGATGTTTGCGATGGTAACGCTATCTTCCTGATTGGCCGCCCTGAGAGCCATATCAAGAACGTGACTCTCGACAACGTGCAGATTTCAGCCAAAAAGGGCATCGACATCCGCTTCGTAGATAATCTCGTGTTCAAGAACAACTCTAAGATTACCGTCAGCAGCGGTTCTATCTGGCTCAAGAAGTTTGATTCTACTTGGACAGACGAGTGTGATGCTACGTCTACAGGTTCAACCGTTACTGATACCAAGGGTCCTTTCACATTAAACTCAAAGACTTTGACAGATAAGACAGCCGGTTCTTTCAACAATGGCTTCGCTATCAGCAATGAGAAGGGAAAGACATACGATACTGGTTCTGGTACCAACTATATCAAGTATAGCGCAAATCAATACACCATCATCATTCCTGACGGCATAAAGATTGTCAAAATGGATATCGAGGGAAAAGACAATTACACAGATGCAGATGCCTATCTCGGCGAGATTAACGGCACAAGCTATGATGCTTCTACCTATGTTTTTCCAAAAGACAAAAGTCTGAAAAAATATACAGTAGAGTTTGATTCACCTGTAGAGCACACGCTTACTTTCACTCCAAAGGTAAAGCAGTGCATCTTGCAGTTCACTCTCTATACAGAGACTTCTACAGGCATTCAGCCAATTGCTGCCATCGCCAAGGTAAACAACAACAACATTTACGACCTCAGCGGTCGCATGGTGAAACTCAATGCCAAGGCAGAAGACCTGCAAGGTCTCAAAAAAGGTATCTATATCTACAACAACAAGAAATACGTAGCTAAATAA